The genome window CTACCAAAGTTTATTCAAACTTTTAATAGTGCATTAAAGCAAAAAATTCCTGGCATAATCGGAATTCATCTTGAAGGCCCTTTTATTAACAGCGATAAAAAAGGTATTCATGCAGTAGAACACATTCGCTCTCCAACAGATTCTGATTTTCAAGAGCTTAAAAAAATAATAAATTGTTTTAAAGTTATAACAATTGCACCAGAAAAAGTATCTAAAGAATTTATTAATATTTTGCTAAAAAATAATTTTAATGTTTTCGCAGGGCATACACTAGCAACATTTGATGAAATGCAAAATGGTATAAATTTAGGAATTAAAGGGATTACCCATTTATTTAATGCTTGTAGTCAATTAGGAAGTAGAGAACCTGGCGTGATAGGTGCCTTTATTTTAAATGAGAAACCTTGGGCTGGTATTATTGCTGATGGGTATCATGTTTCATTTGATACCTTAAAAGTTGTTTTAAAAGCTAAAGAAGCAAAAAAATTTATCTTGGTTTCCGATGCTATGGCTCCAGTCGGCACAAAGCTAGATAAATTTAAAATTTATACTAAAGAAATCTTTGTAAAAGAAGGAAAATATATTGATAAATCTGGAACTTTAGCAGGCTCAGCCTTAACTATCCATCAAGCACTGCAAAATATTTTGCAACATAAATTAGTATCTGTTTCTGAAGCGCTCCAAATGACGTCAACGAATGCTGCAGATTGTTTGGGAATAAATAAGAAAAATAAAATAGGTTTAAAGGGAATGATATTACCAAATTTTGATGCAGATATCGTAATTTTAAACAAAAAAAATTTTAATTTATTAAATGTTATTCAACTAGGTGAAGTTATAAGTTGAAGTAAAAGGAGTTATTAGTTTTGAAAATAAAAGTAAATTGGTATGGAAAAGAATATCCGCAAGATTGGGAGTTTTTTGCGGAGT of Pigmentibacter sp. JX0631 contains these proteins:
- the nagA gene encoding N-acetylglucosamine-6-phosphate deacetylase, whose product is MLCIENALLFDGEVFKKNKKIFIKDKKIHDISNKRSSKKWKTIDAKDNIVCPGFIDIQVNGGGGFFFNDAISIEDIKKISLTHAKFGTTAFLPTFITDNKTKLPKFIQTFNSALKQKIPGIIGIHLEGPFINSDKKGIHAVEHIRSPTDSDFQELKKIINCFKVITIAPEKVSKEFINILLKNNFNVFAGHTLATFDEMQNGINLGIKGITHLFNACSQLGSREPGVIGAFILNEKPWAGIIADGYHVSFDTLKVVLKAKEAKKFILVSDAMAPVGTKLDKFKIYTKEIFVKEGKYIDKSGTLAGSALTIHQALQNILQHKLVSVSEALQMTSTNAADCLGINKKNKIGLKGMILPNFDADIVILNKKNFNLLNVIQLGEVIS